In Erigeron canadensis isolate Cc75 chromosome 6, C_canadensis_v1, whole genome shotgun sequence, the following are encoded in one genomic region:
- the LOC122603715 gene encoding DNA-binding protein BIN4 isoform X4 — MSSPPSREYSPDWLRDAKASTATTSIFTLLSSSSSDEDDEDDKLPIGSVIVGSKPRNGKNESPEKSLPADLPREPKTSVSETFLYDSDHDRHPMEVDVEASSFKLEDTESKAKGPTKQENDDDMKVLETEKTDKQTGSYISSSRLPLVLADKVQRTKVLVECEGESIDLSGDLGTVGRVVMSDSLSGNQDMLLDLKGTIYKTTIIPSTTFCVVNFGQSEAKIEAIMNDFLQLKPQSNVYEAETMVEGTLEGFSFDSEDEGDKQNNVQVDENDGAEPHTNGKGKGKGKSEKASEATKKKGKVAVKKPVKKVKRKAPVAKKTKTKK; from the exons ATGAGCTCCCCTCCTTCTAGAGAATATTCTCCTGATTGGCTTCGTGATGCCAAG GCATCAACTGCGACAACGTCGATTTTCACATTGTTGTCGTCCTCGAGTTCTGATGAGGACGACGAAGATGACAAACTTCCTATTGGCTCTGTTATCG TAGGTAGCAAGCCACGTAACGGTAAAAATGAATCCCCAGAGAAGTCTCTCCCGGCTGATCTTCCTCGT GAACCTAAAACTTCAGTTTCGGAAACTTTTCTATATGATTCTGACCATGACCGACATCCAATGGAGGTAGATGTTGAGGCATCGTCTTTTAAGTTGGAAGATACGGAATCAAAAGCAAAGGGTCCGACAAAACAAG AGAATGATGACGATATGAAGGTTTTAGAAACAGAGAAAACTGATAAGCAAACTGGATCTTAT ATTTCATCATCAAGGTTGCCTTTGGTGCTTGCTGATAAAGTCCAACGTACAAAG GTGCTTGTGGAGTGCGAGGGTGAATCCATTGATCTAAGTGGTGATTTAGGTACTGTTGGGAGAGTGGTCATGTCAGATTCCCTGTCTGGCAATCAAGATATGCTTCTGGATTTAAAAG GAACTATCTACAAAACAACAATAATACCTTCAACAACCTTTTGCGTT GTTAACTTTGGCCAGTCAGAAGCAAAG aTAGAGGCAATCATGAATGACTTTCTTCAGTTGAAGCCACAATCGAATGTTTATGAAGCGGAGACTATGGTAGAAG GAACACTGGAAGGATTTTCATTTGATTCTGAAGATGAAGGCGATAAGCAAAATAATGTTCAAGTTGATGAAAATGACGGCGCTGAGCCACATACTAATGGGAAAGGGAAAGGGAAAGGAAAATCTGAGAAAGCATCT GAAGCcacaaaaaagaaaggaaaagtgGCTGTGAAAAAGCCAGTAAAGAAAGTTAAACGAAAAGCTCCAGTTGCAAAGAAAACCAAGACAAAAAAATGA
- the LOC122603559 gene encoding glutathione S-transferase T3-like has protein sequence MSEKGDDVDGRSGKLVVDDVQQNDKLNGTSPQNSEDLNKDSSAKALEQNGTREDLKELREKIEALNRQRVIERPRDAAEAVLKHLRAEFTKADSKSQDLAAKLAEAEKNLHQQVKERDETNSEPGSKLNQLHKQAKQQIQEIEKEKDDHAAQHHEVNEKSKQAGLQLPGLQQELVHTRQNASQYYQNSLFSSNPSLISFSQNPQTSQNTEKQPRINKWDVAEDVALMSAWCMISADCIGGKNHKIRSLWTEVKKLYDAAREENPKKLGDRNIDQMKGRFKRLNENVGQWVAAYQEAHRLVRSGMTQRDIENNAHKIFEQSGKKFHDSVVFNEVMCKYPKWALETTRDTTRSRPEEVDIEESGESTKRTRTTEEGDYCVNSNPDAPTSGGSSTQRPTGGEAPKKKKKGKCKVPNQIVEELRAMRVTRESEVDFMRKRLEFEEKKEQKKEERELKKMQLLHLNTLLQKEHLSSEEDKIKRSLMSKFYGNLM, from the exons ATGTCAGAAAAGGGAGATGACGTTGATGGGAGATCGGGAAAGCTTGTTGTGGATGATGTACAACAAAATGATAAATTAAACGGCACAAGTCCTCAAAATAGTGAAGATCTTAACAAGGATTCAAGTGCAAAAGCATTAGAGCAAAATGGGACACGTGAAGATTTAAAAGAGTTGCGTGAAAAGATAGAAGCTTTGAATAGACAACGTGTTATAGAAAGACCACGAGATGCCGCAGAGGCTGTACTTAAGCATCTTCGTGCAGAATTTACAAAAGCAGATTCCAAGTCTCAAGACCTTGCTGCTAAACTTGCTGAAG CTGAGAAGAATCTGCACCAACAAGTCAAAGAGCGTGACGAGACCAACTCCGAGCCTGGTTCCAAGTTGAATCAGCTTCACAAGCAAGCAAAACAACAAATCCAAGAAATTGAGAAG GAGAAAGATGACCATGCAGCTCAGCATCACGAAGTCAATGAAAAGTCCAAGCAGGCTGGTTTGCAACTGCCAGGATTGCAACAGGAGCTTGTCCACACACGCCAAAATGCAAGCCAATACTACCAAAACTCTCTTTTTTCCTCAAATCCTAGTTTAATTTCTTTTAGTCAAAATCCGCAAACCTCACAAAATACTGAAAAACAACCACGAATCAATAAATGGGATGTTGCTGAAGACGTTGCTCTGATGTCAGCATGGTGTATGATTAGTGCAGATTGTATTGGTGGGAAAAACCATAAAATAAGATCATTGTGGACTGAAGTTAAGAAATTGTATGATGCAGCTCGGgaagaaaatccaaaaaaacttggTGATAGGAATATCGACCAAATGAAAGGTCGTTTTAAACGACTAAACGAAAACGTTGGACAATGGGTTGCAGCATACCAGGAAGCACACCGCCTAGTAAGAAGTGGAATGACCCAGAGAGATATTGAAAACAATGCTCATAAAATTTTTGAGCAAAGTGGGAAAAAGTTCCACGACTCTGTTGTATTCAATGAAGTTATGTGCAAATACCCAAAGTGGGCTTTAGAGACAACTCGTGACACAACACGTTCCCGTCCTGAAGAAGTAGATATAGAAGAAAGTGGTGAAAGTACGAAAAGAACAAGGACTACAGAAGAAGGAGACTATTGTGTGAATTCCAACCCAGATGCGCCAACTAGTGGTGGTTCATCAACACAACGTCCAACAGGTGGAGAGGCAcccaaaaagaagaagaaaggaaaatGCAAGGTTCCTAATCAAATTGTTGAAGAACTTCGTGCAATGAGGGTTACTCGAGAAAGTGAAGTTGATTTTATGAGAAAAAGACTCGAGTTCGAGGAAAAAAAGgaacaaaagaaagaagaaagagagctTAAGAAAATGCAACTTTTGCATCTTAACACATTATTACAAAAGGAACATCTGTCGTCTGAAGAAGATAAAATTAAACGTTCTCTAATGTCAAAGTTTTATGGAAACTTAATGTAG
- the LOC122603715 gene encoding DNA-binding protein BIN4 isoform X1 gives MSSPPSREYSPDWLRDAKASTATTSIFTLLSSSSSDEDDEDDKLPIGSVIGTTTSVGSKPRNGKNESPEKSLPADLPREPKTSVSETFLYDSDHDRHPMEVDVEASSFKLEDTESKAKGPTKQENDDDMKVLETEKTDKQTGSYISSSRLPLVLADKVQRTKVLVECEGESIDLSGDLGTVGRVVMSDSLSGNQDMLLDLKGTIYKTTIIPSTTFCVVNFGQSEAKIEAIMNDFLQLKPQSNVYEAETMVEGTLEGFSFDSEDEGDKQNNVQVDENDGAEPHTNGKGKGKGKSEKASEATKKKGKVAVKKPVKKVKRKAPVAKKTKTKK, from the exons ATGAGCTCCCCTCCTTCTAGAGAATATTCTCCTGATTGGCTTCGTGATGCCAAG GCATCAACTGCGACAACGTCGATTTTCACATTGTTGTCGTCCTCGAGTTCTGATGAGGACGACGAAGATGACAAACTTCCTATTGGCTCTGTTATCGGTACAACCACGT CAGTAGGTAGCAAGCCACGTAACGGTAAAAATGAATCCCCAGAGAAGTCTCTCCCGGCTGATCTTCCTCGT GAACCTAAAACTTCAGTTTCGGAAACTTTTCTATATGATTCTGACCATGACCGACATCCAATGGAGGTAGATGTTGAGGCATCGTCTTTTAAGTTGGAAGATACGGAATCAAAAGCAAAGGGTCCGACAAAACAAG AGAATGATGACGATATGAAGGTTTTAGAAACAGAGAAAACTGATAAGCAAACTGGATCTTAT ATTTCATCATCAAGGTTGCCTTTGGTGCTTGCTGATAAAGTCCAACGTACAAAG GTGCTTGTGGAGTGCGAGGGTGAATCCATTGATCTAAGTGGTGATTTAGGTACTGTTGGGAGAGTGGTCATGTCAGATTCCCTGTCTGGCAATCAAGATATGCTTCTGGATTTAAAAG GAACTATCTACAAAACAACAATAATACCTTCAACAACCTTTTGCGTT GTTAACTTTGGCCAGTCAGAAGCAAAG aTAGAGGCAATCATGAATGACTTTCTTCAGTTGAAGCCACAATCGAATGTTTATGAAGCGGAGACTATGGTAGAAG GAACACTGGAAGGATTTTCATTTGATTCTGAAGATGAAGGCGATAAGCAAAATAATGTTCAAGTTGATGAAAATGACGGCGCTGAGCCACATACTAATGGGAAAGGGAAAGGGAAAGGAAAATCTGAGAAAGCATCT GAAGCcacaaaaaagaaaggaaaagtgGCTGTGAAAAAGCCAGTAAAGAAAGTTAAACGAAAAGCTCCAGTTGCAAAGAAAACCAAGACAAAAAAATGA
- the LOC122603715 gene encoding DNA-binding protein BIN4 isoform X2 yields the protein MSSPPSREYSPDWLRDAKASTATTSIFTLLSSSSSDEDDEDDKLPIGSVIGTTTLGSKPRNGKNESPEKSLPADLPREPKTSVSETFLYDSDHDRHPMEVDVEASSFKLEDTESKAKGPTKQENDDDMKVLETEKTDKQTGSYISSSRLPLVLADKVQRTKVLVECEGESIDLSGDLGTVGRVVMSDSLSGNQDMLLDLKGTIYKTTIIPSTTFCVVNFGQSEAKIEAIMNDFLQLKPQSNVYEAETMVEGTLEGFSFDSEDEGDKQNNVQVDENDGAEPHTNGKGKGKGKSEKASEATKKKGKVAVKKPVKKVKRKAPVAKKTKTKK from the exons ATGAGCTCCCCTCCTTCTAGAGAATATTCTCCTGATTGGCTTCGTGATGCCAAG GCATCAACTGCGACAACGTCGATTTTCACATTGTTGTCGTCCTCGAGTTCTGATGAGGACGACGAAGATGACAAACTTCCTATTGGCTCTGTTATCGGTACAACCACGT TAGGTAGCAAGCCACGTAACGGTAAAAATGAATCCCCAGAGAAGTCTCTCCCGGCTGATCTTCCTCGT GAACCTAAAACTTCAGTTTCGGAAACTTTTCTATATGATTCTGACCATGACCGACATCCAATGGAGGTAGATGTTGAGGCATCGTCTTTTAAGTTGGAAGATACGGAATCAAAAGCAAAGGGTCCGACAAAACAAG AGAATGATGACGATATGAAGGTTTTAGAAACAGAGAAAACTGATAAGCAAACTGGATCTTAT ATTTCATCATCAAGGTTGCCTTTGGTGCTTGCTGATAAAGTCCAACGTACAAAG GTGCTTGTGGAGTGCGAGGGTGAATCCATTGATCTAAGTGGTGATTTAGGTACTGTTGGGAGAGTGGTCATGTCAGATTCCCTGTCTGGCAATCAAGATATGCTTCTGGATTTAAAAG GAACTATCTACAAAACAACAATAATACCTTCAACAACCTTTTGCGTT GTTAACTTTGGCCAGTCAGAAGCAAAG aTAGAGGCAATCATGAATGACTTTCTTCAGTTGAAGCCACAATCGAATGTTTATGAAGCGGAGACTATGGTAGAAG GAACACTGGAAGGATTTTCATTTGATTCTGAAGATGAAGGCGATAAGCAAAATAATGTTCAAGTTGATGAAAATGACGGCGCTGAGCCACATACTAATGGGAAAGGGAAAGGGAAAGGAAAATCTGAGAAAGCATCT GAAGCcacaaaaaagaaaggaaaagtgGCTGTGAAAAAGCCAGTAAAGAAAGTTAAACGAAAAGCTCCAGTTGCAAAGAAAACCAAGACAAAAAAATGA
- the LOC122603715 gene encoding DNA-binding protein BIN4 isoform X3, producing MSSPPSREYSPDWLRDAKASTATTSIFTLLSSSSSDEDDEDDKLPIGSVIAVGSKPRNGKNESPEKSLPADLPREPKTSVSETFLYDSDHDRHPMEVDVEASSFKLEDTESKAKGPTKQENDDDMKVLETEKTDKQTGSYISSSRLPLVLADKVQRTKVLVECEGESIDLSGDLGTVGRVVMSDSLSGNQDMLLDLKGTIYKTTIIPSTTFCVVNFGQSEAKIEAIMNDFLQLKPQSNVYEAETMVEGTLEGFSFDSEDEGDKQNNVQVDENDGAEPHTNGKGKGKGKSEKASEATKKKGKVAVKKPVKKVKRKAPVAKKTKTKK from the exons ATGAGCTCCCCTCCTTCTAGAGAATATTCTCCTGATTGGCTTCGTGATGCCAAG GCATCAACTGCGACAACGTCGATTTTCACATTGTTGTCGTCCTCGAGTTCTGATGAGGACGACGAAGATGACAAACTTCCTATTGGCTCTGTTATCG CAGTAGGTAGCAAGCCACGTAACGGTAAAAATGAATCCCCAGAGAAGTCTCTCCCGGCTGATCTTCCTCGT GAACCTAAAACTTCAGTTTCGGAAACTTTTCTATATGATTCTGACCATGACCGACATCCAATGGAGGTAGATGTTGAGGCATCGTCTTTTAAGTTGGAAGATACGGAATCAAAAGCAAAGGGTCCGACAAAACAAG AGAATGATGACGATATGAAGGTTTTAGAAACAGAGAAAACTGATAAGCAAACTGGATCTTAT ATTTCATCATCAAGGTTGCCTTTGGTGCTTGCTGATAAAGTCCAACGTACAAAG GTGCTTGTGGAGTGCGAGGGTGAATCCATTGATCTAAGTGGTGATTTAGGTACTGTTGGGAGAGTGGTCATGTCAGATTCCCTGTCTGGCAATCAAGATATGCTTCTGGATTTAAAAG GAACTATCTACAAAACAACAATAATACCTTCAACAACCTTTTGCGTT GTTAACTTTGGCCAGTCAGAAGCAAAG aTAGAGGCAATCATGAATGACTTTCTTCAGTTGAAGCCACAATCGAATGTTTATGAAGCGGAGACTATGGTAGAAG GAACACTGGAAGGATTTTCATTTGATTCTGAAGATGAAGGCGATAAGCAAAATAATGTTCAAGTTGATGAAAATGACGGCGCTGAGCCACATACTAATGGGAAAGGGAAAGGGAAAGGAAAATCTGAGAAAGCATCT GAAGCcacaaaaaagaaaggaaaagtgGCTGTGAAAAAGCCAGTAAAGAAAGTTAAACGAAAAGCTCCAGTTGCAAAGAAAACCAAGACAAAAAAATGA